Below is a genomic region from Bacteroidia bacterium.
GAGCATTATTCAACGATATTTAGTAACAATCACATATTCAAAACACTTTATGGAATTGACACCGATAATAGAAAAGAGGAGTTGTCCGATTTGCTTAAACTATTGCGATTAGAGGAAAAAGTTAGTGTTGTTAATGGATCTTTTTCTACTATAGATCTCTCAAACGGTCAACGTAAAAGATTATCATTAATGAAGTGTTTTCTGGAAAACTCACAAATCTACCTATTTGATGAATGGGCTGCTGATCAGGATCCTGAGTTTAAGAGGATTTTTTATCGCAAATTATTACCAGAAATGAGGAAAAATGGGAAAATAGTAATTGCTATTACCCATGATGATAATTACTTTGATGTAGCCGATAGAATAATAAAGATGGACATGGGAAAAATGGTTGAGTATAAAGAAAAAGAATCTATTAGCGGAGCAATTGTATAAGACCGCGGAAATAGGTAGGTTCAAATTATAAATTACTTTTAGAGATGAGTAATTTGGAGAAAACAATAAAACCTATTTTTTTATTGGCTGATAGTCAATTACTGTTTTATTCGGATAAGGATGGATTGTTCTTAAATAGAATAAAAAAGCTTTTTAGTGGGAAAATAAAAGATATTGAAATAAAAGCAGCTTATATTGGAGCATCAAACAATGATAACCCGCAATACTATGAAATTTTTCAAATGGCATTTCAACAGATTGATATTCATAATTGTCGAATGATTAAATCAGATCCTGATACAGCGGATACAACATATTTGAAAAATTCAGATATCATTTTGTTAGCGGGTGGCGATGCAGAGAAAGGATGGGGCACAATACAACGAAATGGCTGGGATAGGATAATTACTGAACGATATACTAATGGTGCAATTCTGATAGGAATTTCGGCAGGGGCAATTCAATTAGGCATACAGGAATTCAAGAAGCATGGTGATACAAAAAAGAATAAAGATTTAAAATCATTGCAATTAGTTCCTTTTATAATTGATGTTCATTCTGATGATTTATGGCAAGGGTTAAAAGATCGCTTGCTTTCAGAAAAAGCTGGTACACAAGGGATTGGTATTCCCAAAGGTGCAGGATTGGCTTATTACTCCGATGAATCAATTAAAGCTATCAGATCTCAGTGTATAGAATTTCATAACATAAATAATCGAATTCAACAGTCATTTATTGAACCGTTATAAATTGTTTCCAACATATTATCAAAATATTTTAGCATAATAATGAG
It encodes:
- a CDS encoding Type 1 glutamine amidotransferase-like domain-containing protein, producing the protein MSNLEKTIKPIFLLADSQLLFYSDKDGLFLNRIKKLFSGKIKDIEIKAAYIGASNNDNPQYYEIFQMAFQQIDIHNCRMIKSDPDTADTTYLKNSDIILLAGGDAEKGWGTIQRNGWDRIITERYTNGAILIGISAGAIQLGIQEFKKHGDTKKNKDLKSLQLVPFIIDVHSDDLWQGLKDRLLSEKAGTQGIGIPKGAGLAYYSDESIKAIRSQCIEFHNINNRIQQSFIEPL